A segment of the Streptococcus dysgalactiae subsp. dysgalactiae genome:
CTGCCCCCTCCACACCTAGAACCTCATCAGAAGCCATGGCTAAAATGAGATTTCCCTCACGTTCTGTGATGAGGTGTTCGTCAAAGAGGAGTTGAATCGAGTCGGTAAAAACCTGTTCACTAAGGTGATCCTCAATAGAAGCCATTAGATTGCCAATCAGATGGTGTTTGTCTGAAAAATGAACCTTAGCAATACGAATATAGCCCCCGCCACCGCGCTTGCTTTCAACTTCGTACCCACGACTTTCTGTAAAGCGGGTTTTAATAACATAGTTAATCTGGCTTGGAACAACTTGAAAGGAATCCGCTAGCATGGAACGTTTGATTTCTGCAATTCCCGATTGGGCTAATAACTCTTTGATATATTCTTCAATACTGTCTGAAGTATTTTTTGTCGGCATGCTGTCACTCCTTTACTCATGAACCATCTCAGTCGCTTAAAGGCACGACAGACGTGCGATTTGACTAAAACTGACTATTATTATAACAAATAGAAGACCTGAAAGGCAACTCTTTGCCATTGACAAGAGAGGTAAGAGAGACAAAAAGCAGGCGCTAGCAATAGCACCTGCTTTTTTCTCTTGTTTGTTAACCTGACTAAGCTAATTTAGTGATATTAACTGCTTGAGGGCCACGTTGACCTTCTTCAACGTCAAATTCCACTTTTTGTCCTTCTTCTAATGTTTTGAAACCATTAGTTTGGATTGCTGAAAAATGCGCGAAGACATCTTGAGCGTTCTCAGTTGAAATAAAACCGAAACCTTTTTCAGCGTTAAACCATTTAACTGTACCTTGTGCCATATACATCCACTTCCTTTCTATAAAGCATTTGTAAAAATAGAGAGAAATAAAGATGTTGAAACACAAATACTAACTCAAAACCTAATTTACTTGCCAAGTGTAACACGTTTTGAAACCCCTGTCAATCTAAAACCTTAAAAAAGATGATTATTTTTTTACTTTTTCTAAATTTTTTAAGATTATACTTCTATTCGATTGGTCTCCAAGGCATCATAAGCTCATTTTATCTCAAGTTAGTGATTTTTTGTTACAATAAAGGAGAAGCCTTGATGCTAACACCCCCCATCCAAAGTGATATGAGAAGGGAATTTTCCTTATTAAACGAAGGATAGAAGGCAAGGCACCACAGGACAAGAAAGGTCACAATAACCTTTCCTATCATTGATAATAAAAAGAAGGTCAACTGATGACACAAACAGCTATTGACAAACATGCCCATCTCTGGTCAGATGAGTGCCTGGATTTATTAGAAAGCTTAGATGGTAAAGGAATTGCCATCGCTAAAAAATTCAATGTCAGCGAGGAGCCACAAGATTTAGCCAAACGCCTTGACATGATAGACAAGGCTGGTGTTGATTATTAAGTGTTCTCGGCAACGCCACAAGTTCTTCAATTTGGCAAACCACAAGAAGCTCTTGCAGCCACTGAAATAATTAATAATTTTTACCATACTATATATTATCAACCAGCAGTCCGACCGCTTTCAGCGCCTATTGCGTCGTTCCTTTGTTACATATTAAAGAGGCTATCCAAGAAGAGAAACGCAACATTGAAAAAATTAGGTTTTTTAGGAGTCGCAGTCAATACCGTTCTTGAGACAGACTAATCCATTGCCGATGACGCTTTTTTACCTTTCTTTGAAGCGATGGATGCTTTGGGAGCAATTATCTACATTCATCCCACAGGTTGTGGAGCTTTAAGCCCTATGGTCAATGATTATGATCAAGAGTAGGTGGTGGTATTTCCTCTCAAATGCAACGCATTCTCGCTAATGATGAGGACTGTCATAGCTTTTCATACCATCCGCTTGAAACCTTGCAGAGGCACTTCTGGTTTGATACAGCAAACTTCCTTGAAGCCTCCCTTCTCCATAATAATGAGATTTTAGGAAATCAACGCTTATTGGCAGGAAGTGATTTTCCTTATTTCCAAAATCAAAAATATACTCGGGCATTTTCTTACATCCGAGAAGCAAACTTGACTGACAATCAGAAAACAGCTATTTTAGAGACTAATGCTAAAGCCCTTTACGGTAAGCGTTGGCCACTTTCTAAACCTCATTAACGAAAGCAATTGAGACAATAGCCTTAGCAGGTTTTGTCTCTTTTTTAATCACTTGACTTGAAAAAATATAGCAAGCTCTGTTATTATGTTACTATTGTTTTATATAGCAAGCTATATACAAGGAGGCAACATGCGCGAGAAAAACACTGTTTACCTGATTAAACGTGCTAATTTAAGTTTTGATAAAATTGCCAATCATACGCTGGCATCCTATGGCATTACCCATAGCCAATTTAAGTGCCTCAAATACCTTTATCTCTTTGAGAATGGTAGCCTTAACCAGAGGGATTTGGAGCATTATTTTAACATGAGCAATCCAACTGTCACGAGGATTCTGCAAAATTTGGAGAAAGAAGGGTGGATTAGACGGCTAGCTAATGGCAAGGATAAGCGTCAAAAGCAGTTGTACCTCACTGACAAAGCCTTGAGTATGCAAGAAACCTTTAAGGAGATTGCCACCCAACTGGAAAATCAGTTGACCCAACGCCTTACTGATGACGAATTGAATGACCTCCAAACCTTATTACGTAAAATGTTAGCCATTTCGCTAACTGCCGAGAAAGGAGCAGACCGTGATCACATTTAGAAAATTAACCACATTTAAAGGAAGTAACTTCCTTATTCCTATGTTTTTGACCTCTATCATCTACACTTTTTACCCTCATCTCCTAAAACTAGGGACTCCTTTTAGTGGTCTCTTCAGTCAAGACGCCACCTTTTTTATAATTGCGGTTTTACTAATGGTTTCTGGTATTCAGACTGATCTTGGTAAATATCCCAAAGTCATCAAGGCTATTGGACCTGTTTTGCTCTTCAAGATAGGAATCGCTCTACTGCTGACCTTAGCTTGGAAAGCATTCTTCCCCACAACAGGTTTTCTAGGCATCACTGCCGTCACCATTACTGCCGTTTTAATGTCTCTTAACCCTGGCATGTATCTGGTACTCCTGGGAAAAGACATCAGCGAAATGGAAGAAAGTGCCTTTTCCGTCATTAACTTACTGATGTTACCGGCCATTCCTTTGCTTATTTTGAGTGTTGGTGAATCCAACA
Coding sequences within it:
- a CDS encoding CtsR family transcriptional regulator, which encodes MPTKNTSDSIEEYIKELLAQSGIAEIKRSMLADSFQVVPSQINYVIKTRFTESRGYEVESKRGGGGYIRIAKVHFSDKHHLIGNLMASIEDHLSEQVFTDSIQLLFDEHLITEREGNLILAMASDEVLGVEGAAIRARMLYRLLQRIDRKGSN
- a CDS encoding cold-shock protein; its protein translation is MAQGTVKWFNAEKGFGFISTENAQDVFAHFSAIQTNGFKTLEEGQKVEFDVEEGQRGPQAVNITKLA
- a CDS encoding amidohydrolase family protein, with the translated sequence MQRILANDEDCHSFSYHPLETLQRHFWFDTANFLEASLLHNNEILGNQRLLAGSDFPYFQNQKYTRAFSYIREANLTDNQKTAILETNAKALYGKRWPLSKPH
- a CDS encoding MarR family winged helix-turn-helix transcriptional regulator, with the translated sequence MREKNTVYLIKRANLSFDKIANHTLASYGITHSQFKCLKYLYLFENGSLNQRDLEHYFNMSNPTVTRILQNLEKEGWIRRLANGKDKRQKQLYLTDKALSMQETFKEIATQLENQLTQRLTDDELNDLQTLLRKMLAISLTAEKGADRDHI